A stretch of the Rhizomicrobium sp. genome encodes the following:
- the lepB gene encoding signal peptidase I, with the protein MSDDDPEKLIDELTQEPAPPAAPRVAPPAAVEPPEPEAAPGPAGPYDSWIELAKTIFYALLIALVIRTILFQPFNIPSGSMRATLLVGDFVFVEKFSYGYSRYSWPQGGWPLGSLFNGPGRVLERIPHRGDVVVFKFPGDNSTDYIKRLIGLPGDRIQMKNGVLWLNGKPVPKQRVDDLVETDAFGLAVRTPQYRETLPGGKTYLTLDKGPSEYDDTGVFVVPAGHYFMMGDNRDESDDSRGDVGYVPSENLVGRAELRFLSIDDSAIWYEPWTWPGAIRFSRMFTFVD; encoded by the coding sequence ATGTCCGACGACGACCCCGAAAAGCTCATCGACGAGCTGACCCAGGAGCCGGCCCCGCCCGCGGCCCCCCGTGTCGCACCGCCCGCCGCCGTCGAACCGCCGGAGCCCGAAGCCGCGCCCGGACCGGCCGGTCCCTACGATTCCTGGATCGAGTTGGCCAAGACGATCTTCTACGCCCTGCTGATCGCGCTGGTGATCCGCACCATCCTGTTCCAGCCCTTCAACATCCCGTCGGGCTCGATGCGCGCCACGCTGCTGGTCGGCGATTTCGTGTTCGTCGAGAAGTTCTCCTACGGCTACAGCCGCTATTCCTGGCCGCAGGGCGGCTGGCCGCTCGGCAGCCTGTTCAACGGCCCGGGCCGGGTGCTGGAGCGCATCCCGCATCGCGGCGACGTCGTGGTCTTCAAGTTCCCGGGCGACAACTCGACCGATTACATCAAGCGCCTGATCGGCCTGCCGGGCGACCGCATCCAGATGAAGAACGGCGTGCTCTGGCTCAACGGCAAGCCGGTTCCCAAGCAGCGCGTCGACGATCTCGTCGAGACCGATGCCTTCGGCCTCGCGGTGCGCACGCCGCAATACCGCGAGACCTTGCCGGGCGGTAAAACCTATCTCACGCTCGACAAGGGCCCGTCGGAATACGACGACACCGGCGTGTTCGTGGTGCCCGCCGGGCACTATTTCATGATGGGCGACAACCGCGACGAGTCGGACGACAGCCGCGGCGATGTGGGCTATGTTCCCTCCGAAAACCTCGTAGGCCGGGCAGAACTCCGATTCCTCTCCATCGATGACAGCGCAATCTGGTACGAGCCCTGGACATGGCCGGGCGCCATCCGCTTCAGCCGGATGTTCACCTTCGTCGACTGA
- the acpS gene encoding holo-ACP synthase, whose translation MIIGLGSDLIDIRRIDKSIARFGERFLGRIFTPLEREKSDKRAQRSASYAKRFAAKEACSKALGTGLRRGVFWRDMGVVNLPGGKPSMTLTGGALKRLQALTPPGHTAQIDLTITDDFPLAQAIVIISAVPAP comes from the coding sequence ATGATCATCGGTCTCGGCTCCGACCTCATCGACATCCGGCGGATCGACAAATCCATCGCGCGCTTCGGCGAGCGTTTCCTCGGCCGCATCTTCACCCCGCTCGAGCGCGAGAAATCCGACAAGCGGGCCCAGCGCAGCGCCAGCTATGCCAAGCGCTTCGCCGCCAAGGAAGCCTGCTCCAAGGCGCTCGGCACCGGCCTGCGCCGCGGCGTCTTCTGGCGCGACATGGGCGTGGTGAACCTGCCGGGCGGCAAGCCCAGCATGACGCTCACCGGCGGCGCCCTGAAGCGGCTGCAGGCGCTGACGCCGCCCGGCCACACCGCCCAGATCGACCTCACCATCACCGACGACTTCCCGCTGGCCCAGGCGATCGTCATCATCTCGGCCGTGCCGGCGCCTTAA
- a CDS encoding pyridoxine 5'-phosphate synthase, which yields MSHLRLGVNIDHVATVRQARGSAYPDPVRAALAAAAAGADGITAHLREDRRHITDDDIGRLSRELTIPLNLEMAATDEMHVIALNAKPHAACIVPEKREEVTTEGGLDAARQHNHLAPLVRSLAAARIRVSLFIEPSRAQLDAAKDLGAPVVELHTGAYANAAGAEQERILDRLREAAAYGAALGLEIHAGHGLTYDNVKPIAAIPQIRELNIGHFLVGEAIFIGLDAAIRRMRGLMDEARR from the coding sequence ATGAGCCATCTGCGTCTGGGTGTGAACATCGATCATGTCGCCACCGTGCGGCAGGCGCGGGGCAGTGCCTATCCGGATCCCGTCCGCGCGGCGCTCGCCGCGGCCGCCGCCGGCGCCGACGGCATCACCGCGCATCTGCGCGAAGACCGCCGCCACATCACCGACGACGACATCGGCCGGCTGTCGCGGGAGCTGACCATCCCGCTCAATCTCGAAATGGCCGCGACCGACGAGATGCATGTCATCGCGCTCAATGCCAAGCCGCACGCCGCCTGCATCGTTCCGGAGAAGCGCGAGGAGGTGACGACCGAGGGCGGCCTCGACGCGGCGCGCCAGCACAACCATCTGGCGCCCCTGGTCCGCAGCCTCGCCGCCGCGCGCATCCGCGTCTCGCTGTTCATCGAGCCATCCCGCGCGCAGCTCGATGCGGCGAAGGATCTGGGCGCCCCCGTCGTCGAACTCCACACCGGCGCCTATGCCAACGCCGCCGGCGCCGAGCAGGAGCGCATCCTCGACCGCCTGCGCGAAGCCGCCGCCTATGGCGCCGCGCTCGGCCTCGAGATTCACGCGGGCCACGGCCTGACCTATGACAACGTCAAGCCCATCGCCGCCATCCCGCAGATCCGCGAGCTCAACATCGGTCACTTCCTGGTGGGCGAGGCGATCTTCATCGGGCTCGATGCCGCGATCCGCCGCATGCGCGGCCTGATGGACGAGGCGCGGCGCTGA